The Euryarchaeota archaeon genomic sequence TATCGGGTTCCTGCGGGGCCAGCGATTCAACCTCTACAGCGGCGAGAAGATGATATCGCTAGAACGGGGTGGACGGTCCGCCTGAGGGCGACACGTCATTTACGCCCGACGAAGCGCAGGATCTCGCGCACCACCTTCTCCCCGCGCACCTTCTTCACCGTCTCGCCGCGTTCGACGTCCACCGACGCGAAGCCGGAGAGAAGACGACGCAACTCGCCCTCCGTGAAGTAATAATAAGGGATCCCCTCCTTGACGACGAAGCGGTCCTTGGCGCGAAGGTCGTTGTGGCTGAACACCTCGCCGATGAAGAGTCCTGCTGGTTTGAGCACGCGGTGCGCTTCCGCCACCGCGGCCGGCCGTCCCCGTTCGCTAAGGTGCGTCAGGACGAAATTCGAGATGACGACGTCGGCCATGGCCGCCGCGGCCGGGATTTGTACAACGTCCGCGACGACGAAGTCCGCTTCGGGGTTCTTGGCCCGCGCCCCGAGGACACCGGCCCGTGCGTAGTCAACCGCGAACACCCTCGCGCCTTTTGAGATCAGTGAGGCCAATGTCTTTCCCCCGCCACAACCCGACTCCAACACCACATCACCCTTGCGCACGAGGTCAAGAAGGGGCGATCTCCAAGTCCCCCGCCAAGGCAATGGTTCGCGCGCGTATTTCATCTCCCAAGCCCGCCGGGCAGTGGTGTGGACAGTCACTTTGGGCGGGTCTGGCACGCAGAATGGACCGCGTTTCGCATCTAAGTGTACTAGTAAACGCTTGCTTCCGGTCGAGTCTTCGACACGCCGCGGCGCTGCTCGCTACGTTTAAATAGGGGTTGTGACTTGTATGCCAAGCCGACCGGCATAGAACCGGTTGATGCAATCGGCTGCTTTTGACCCGGCATAAAGGTGCCGGCGAGGTAGGGAAGACGCTTCCTGACTTCGCGCGTCCTTGCTCGTAAAAGAGCATCCGCCTTCTCGCGGACGACGCGACGTGGCAGCCGAGGCAAGCCGCGATCGTAATTCGCCCGAGGACCTTGTGTCCATTGAACGGCGATATCCAAGTCGCGGAAAAACGGCAAGCGTCGCCGCAAAAAGTGCCCAAAAGGGCTCTTCGATTCATGGAGAGCCGAGAAACCCGATGCGTACAACCTACGCAGCGTGACCTCTCGCCTCTGACGAGGAAGACCAATATCGCTGTTTGAACAAACAGCGTGGATGGTGAAACTTGAAAGTCCCGCGGAAGTCGCAAACGTGCGACTTCCTGAACGAATAATGTGTATTCGTTCGCAATTCCTAATCGGAAAAGTACTTTCCCCAAAATCACTGCGATTT encodes the following:
- a CDS encoding class I SAM-dependent methyltransferase; amino-acid sequence: MLESGCGGGKTLASLISKGARVFAVDYARAGVLGARAKNPEADFVVADVVQIPAAAAMADVVISNFVLTHLSERGRPAAVAEAHRVLKPAGLFIGEVFSHNDLRAKDRFVVKEGIPYYYFTEGELRRLLSGFASVDVERGETVKKVRGEKVVREILRFVGRK